The following is a genomic window from Alkaliphilus sp. B6464.
CCTATAACAGTTTTATTTTTTAGAGTACTTTCGTAAGGTAACATATATTCATTAGATTTGAAAGTTTCTAATCTCTTTGATGGTTTATTATTAATTGTAATCTTAGTTATCTTATTGATACCTTTACTATTATAGTAGATTTCAAAGTAAGGAGATGCTAGTACCATAGCACTAACATATTTTTTAATAATATTTAATTCAAGTTTTTCCCTTATCCAATTTAAAACCTTGTTCCTTAAAAACTTTATATCATAGACTTCATAAATAATCTTTGCTTTTCTGGATATTATTACTGAAGATATTAGCATTTCGAAATCAATAGCGTGAATATAGTCAGGATTAAATTTATTAAAATACTCTTTTGCCTTAAGAGTAAATCTTGCTAAGTTTATTGCTTTATCTTTTTTATTACCATACTCAATATTTTGATTAAAAACTTCCACATAATCTTCCATTACTGGTTTAGACTCTCTATTCCATGCGAAGACTTTAATTTCACAATTTTCGTGTTGATTAATCATAGAATTTCTAACTTTTTTAACCCTAGGTGATAACGGGTAGTGATCACAAAGTATTAATATCTTCATTCTTTCCCCTCAAATCTCTGTAAATATATTTTAAATTTCAAACAGCTTCAGTATATCTTGATACGTTTTTTTTCTATCAAATTTGTCTTCGGCCATTCTTCGATTATTCCTTCCCATTTCTTCCCTTCTTTTCTGGTCATTTACCAGTATCATTAGCTTGTTGGCAACATCGATAGCATTGCCATTTATACAGTTAAACCCCGCTTCATATTCTTCAATTAAATTTCTATATTCCTCACATTCTTGTGTGTTTAGCACAGGAACTCCAGCTGCTGCATAGTCGCCTACTTTATTTATAATACTTCCAGCTGATCCAGCTTTAATTGGGTTTATAGCTATATCACACGATGCTAGAATACCCACCATTTTTTCATATTGTAACCTACCCATAAACTCAACCCAAGTATTTTGTTCTTTAGCATAGTCTTCAAATCTCTGCTTCAGTGGGCCATCCCCCATAATAATAAACTTTATATTTTTAATCCCTTTTTCACTTAGCATTGATAATGAATCAATAACTAGCTCGATTTCGTAACTATGGCCTAATGTCCCAATATATGCTAACCAAATTTCACCTTTAAGCTTATTCACCCGACCATGTGATAACCTATCAAATAACTCTAACTCTGTTCCAAGATATATACTCTTCCCATTTTTACATTTTTTGTTTACTTGTAGTGCTCTGTCTAAATAAGTATTCGAAACAGCAATTATTTCATCTGCAGCCCTATAAATATAGTCCGCACATCGTTGCATCGGGTAAAACAAAATATTGCTAATTATAGGTGTATTGAATAGCATTTTAAAAGCTTCTGGCCATAGATCTTGGATATCAATAATGAACTTTATTTCATTTTTTTTAGCATATTCTGCGGCTATTTTTGCTACGTCTAGAGTTGGTACCGAACAATAGATAACATCAGGTTTTTCTCTACCTAAAAGATACTTTTTTAAGTTCAGTCCCATAACATAATGACTATAAAATCTACTAAAGGACACATTTTTCTTATATCCAATTTCATGTACCATAGTTAGTTTATAACTACTATTCTTTAGTTTTACTTGACCTTCAATTCTTTGTTGTTTTTTTTGATGTGAAAAGCTAGAAGTTATGACTTCAACTTTATGGCCAAATCTTCCAACTTGATCGGCAATATAATGAAATCTCCCGTTTCCATGTTCACCTGGAACTTGCGTAAAATGTGTTATAAACAGTATGTCCTTCAATATATGGCACCTCACTTTTATCAATTTATGTTCTAATCCCAATTTTATAAAAAATTAAGACACTAATAAATACAACAAACTATACTAGTAAACCCAATAATACAGTTGGATTTAAATATCTACTTTCCAAAAACTTTCCTAGTAGTATTTTTTTTTAAAAGCTTGGCAGGATTTCCTACCATTACCGAATTTGGATCAACATCTTTAAGCACAACAGCACCCATACCAATAATTGAATTTTGGCCAATGTTTATGCCATTTCGAATAATTGCCCCACTGCCTATATAACAGTTTGAAGCAATATTAACATCGCCACCAATTGAAGCATTAGGAGAAATTACAGTATAATCACCGATATTAACATCGTGTCCGATTACAACATGTTTATTGATTAAACATCCTTTGCCAATATGTACGTTTACAGTAATAGTAGCTCCAGTATGAACAATGGTACCATTTTTTACAGAAGATAATCTAGATAAATTCAATCCCGAGTCTATCACACTAACATATTCTAGATTATAGTGTTCAAGTTTTTCATAAAGAAATTTCCTTGAAGATGGTTCGCCCGCTGCAACGATAAATTCAATATTAGATTGATCAATTTGATTCAAGGCCTCTTCAAGAGTAAAGACTGATACTTCATCAACTATACGGCTCTTGACATTATCATCAATAAAAATAACCTCTTCCCACTGACTCATTCTAT
Proteins encoded in this region:
- a CDS encoding glycosyltransferase, producing the protein MKILILCDHYPLSPRVKKVRNSMINQHENCEIKVFAWNRESKPVMEDYVEVFNQNIEYGNKKDKAINLARFTLKAKEYFNKFNPDYIHAIDFEMLISSVIISRKAKIIYEVYDIKFLRNKVLNWIREKLELNIIKKYVSAMVLASPYFEIYYNSKGINKITKITINNKPSKRLETFKSNEYMLPYESTLKNKTVIGFVGTIRYKNILLNLINAANNIENIIILLAGSGPNFNDIKEYIETNNLQHKVIMTGRYQELDLPSIYNVCDYIWAAYPNKDINVKYAISNKFFESIIFKKRVIVSEKTMIGQSVIDLNIGYTVDPHDVVEIISLLTLFDKGYRFDSSVMFDNSLFWEDEEVKLLNIYCKSITNVEGVI
- a CDS encoding glycosyltransferase family 4 protein, which gives rise to MKDILFITHFTQVPGEHGNGRFHYIADQVGRFGHKVEVITSSFSHQKKQQRIEGQVKLKNSSYKLTMVHEIGYKKNVSFSRFYSHYVMGLNLKKYLLGREKPDVIYCSVPTLDVAKIAAEYAKKNEIKFIIDIQDLWPEAFKMLFNTPIISNILFYPMQRCADYIYRAADEIIAVSNTYLDRALQVNKKCKNGKSIYLGTELELFDRLSHGRVNKLKGEIWLAYIGTLGHSYEIELVIDSLSMLSEKGIKNIKFIIMGDGPLKQRFEDYAKEQNTWVEFMGRLQYEKMVGILASCDIAINPIKAGSAGSIINKVGDYAAAGVPVLNTQECEEYRNLIEEYEAGFNCINGNAIDVANKLMILVNDQKRREEMGRNNRRMAEDKFDRKKTYQDILKLFEI
- a CDS encoding acetyltransferase; its protein translation is MKTLCIYGCGGMGREIADLAYRMSQWEEVIFIDDNVKSRIVDEVSVFTLEEALNQIDQSNIEFIVAAGEPSSRKFLYEKLEHYNLEYVSVIDSGLNLSRLSSVKNGTIVHTGATITVNVHIGKGCLINKHVVIGHDVNIGDYTVISPNASIGGDVNIASNCYIGSGAIIRNGINIGQNSIIGMGAVVLKDVDPNSVMVGNPAKLLKKNTTRKVFGK